Proteins from a genomic interval of Nitrospirota bacterium:
- a CDS encoding PKD domain-containing protein: MNVDNAPPVNPDGLTEADRCDPCPSSRVFDSYSPVVATGTWRDGEPLPLVTLPDGRYFVTILSGTAVAGDDKPDDLEIRNGGLHKLNGVHFTMPHATGTVQVHLDADPLPSSQITIQVFEDNWPLNAAWDIGTERAPGARDLNNDGVIDEADRFRAVLSDSLGGVTTDVFGNPLCSEYDAAGELILGTGGACYSDETGLIHIKNIAPNKYGIEVVPPVGAGWFQTTTIEGSKTIDAWVQEGNTPYLPEEIGGQSYHIFHGFVKPCTFGDAADRCTTNDTAGAGTIHGQVKKLVPARPPFVIQDGVGEVVKYPWVALNNLSGNNELVALVRGDETGAFTITGVPDGLYQAVVWDDPQDYIISLWAVAMPQLTPDGAGGFTENRSVELKDPRLGVLPIPDWWGRLHGMVYLDWNENGVQDDPGTEKGLPGEYVEVRHRDGSLLYSTVTDATGHYMFREFFPFGHFMVAGVGYTRFGGTGANVVAGEGQLELGQPPVEARTDLGPVLTMTLKNLEGDVNRIDWGKKPYPLTADGYTQVINGGISGSIWYATTRNEEDIRWAAAADWEPGVPAVTVNLYAPVLDAQGNLVMDPSTGGARKGRWMGMVTTDDFTSSKPTDCSVLDATGFPTTDPDCREIFSTWNQVRPGVYDGAYQFFYDCSDPNNPQVLKDPENAADPCVPLPAGTYLVEVVAPDGFLHLTSNDRNVIDAGDEFLRALREPAHCVGPTYLVEDRDNPYVGTMVNRCDVKAVTVAANGNAPADFRIFTEVPIPARMKGFVNDNINLEANIGIPQFGDKTGVANLPVSIKDFKGHEIARVYTDSNGYFETLLPSSQRVNVPTPSGVSPNVVLVYANDPGTAANPDPHFNVAYNTLVMVFELFPGKTVYPDMALTPLNGFLANKTIDCGPGADTPQIASVSQPYGDNLGASSITINGAGFGASGPGSKVTLNGVDVGYSAWSDTLIDFTIPATMPAGPAQLLVTADNGKTSPTGITIHVTGPGYSPTFVFAGSNLQLAIDGAAPGSVVLVPPGIYRQNPIVWKPITLQGYGPSASIIDGAFLDQINSPFWTNQMLNLIATNQIDVVAGQPIENILATVTVVAQDGAGGNVHIDGLTIQGARVGGGIHVNSFAHNTEISNNRIQNNFGQFTGGIGLGFPNRGNNQINTPRIHHNRITHNGTLGDAGGIGVFHGVNGYQIDHNIICANGTMTAGGGISHLGTNLGAQANIDHNDILFNWAFINGGGISLQGPPPATPADPSPGTGSVAIDTNRIQGNFANEDGGGVELRAIGTHEVRVVNNMIVNNVSAEQGGGLSVRDSANLTIVNNTIAKNTSTSTSAALILEPGPHAAGMVIYPNTTPFQGSLPPGAKEISDPYLFNNIFWDNQAYVWDALAQVLFPTGPFDLAAYLSTEQLSYARNNLFTTLPAAVDSDAHNQVGAHPLFLSEYDTALTGIPVRAAGEVAINPLAVPVTVLFEPLAPLGDYHINGNSPAIEYGAFGIAGASAGQVIVAPGVDFDAQARPINACVDSGADETALTGLPRPCEVHPMADAGTAVAGVEGTAVTFDASGSIPSGFISSYTWNFGDGSPLEILATPFASHTYQDDGVYTVTLTVTVLSGLADSATTTATIANLPPLVNAGPDVVVLAGVAHTFSATANDPSPIDQSTLQYEWTFGDGGTAAGTLTPTHTYFFNLLQDTYTVTFTATDKDGGAASDTLTVTVDAAPVIYSTAVNRAVVDFPYSYQVRALDLDNDPLTYTVLLGPTWLSINPATGELSGTPGAADIGDSTVMVQVSDGLIGVDTQLFTLSVVGDAIFADSFETGTINGPVSSVIPQWGGVVGQNAAQTNLTIRDALHPTVGTKGLQLKVGNNRYLVDATPDAEPFYRARFFFDPNGSTMGSAAAPQTIFAGVTAAGNEIFRVQVAMISAGNYQIRSQVRWGSFPLGFYTSSPWVPLTNDVHTIEVAWTASTDVLTGDGSLSLFLDGNTAAPIGLLLGINNAPQRVDAARLGVVGTTGAAGGTQHFDDFVSVRRSAIGTTMLQERFDGTTINAARWTETDPSNFLTQSGQIVWTSGSTAAARQGLLDGKFQVDGDFDARIEMRLPRWQNPLTTGAQQTFRLIAASATPGGLPDTSHQLTIGRTRVRNGFNGFESIRTEGGVSSTAQVLSGLNNTFLRFVRTGGTFVTAYYWDGTTWILLNTATLPAGPVVFSLDGQVTAGVAAIRVEMDTLKVTAGTLP, from the coding sequence GTGAACGTGGACAATGCCCCACCCGTGAACCCGGACGGGCTCACTGAGGCGGACCGGTGCGATCCCTGTCCTTCGTCGCGGGTCTTTGACAGCTACAGCCCGGTGGTGGCCACCGGCACCTGGCGCGATGGGGAACCCCTTCCGCTGGTGACGCTGCCCGATGGACGGTATTTTGTGACAATACTCTCCGGGACTGCGGTCGCGGGTGACGACAAGCCGGATGATCTCGAGATTCGAAACGGCGGTCTCCACAAGCTCAATGGCGTGCACTTTACCATGCCGCATGCGACCGGGACTGTTCAGGTCCATCTCGACGCGGACCCCCTGCCGTCCTCGCAGATTACCATTCAAGTCTTTGAGGACAACTGGCCGCTCAACGCGGCGTGGGATATTGGAACGGAACGTGCGCCCGGGGCGCGTGACCTCAACAACGACGGGGTCATTGACGAGGCCGATCGATTCCGCGCGGTCCTCAGCGACAGCCTGGGCGGGGTGACCACCGACGTGTTCGGGAACCCGCTCTGTTCCGAGTACGATGCAGCCGGGGAACTGATTCTCGGCACCGGGGGCGCGTGTTACTCCGACGAGACCGGATTGATTCATATCAAAAATATCGCTCCGAATAAGTACGGGATCGAAGTGGTACCCCCAGTCGGGGCGGGGTGGTTTCAGACCACCACGATTGAAGGCAGCAAAACCATCGACGCGTGGGTCCAAGAGGGCAACACGCCATACCTGCCCGAGGAGATCGGGGGCCAGAGCTACCATATATTTCACGGTTTTGTGAAGCCGTGTACGTTTGGTGATGCCGCGGACCGGTGTACGACCAACGACACGGCCGGAGCAGGAACGATCCACGGTCAGGTCAAGAAGCTCGTTCCGGCGCGGCCGCCGTTTGTTATTCAGGACGGTGTGGGTGAAGTGGTTAAGTACCCCTGGGTGGCGCTGAACAACCTGAGCGGCAACAACGAACTCGTGGCCCTCGTGCGTGGCGATGAGACCGGAGCCTTTACCATCACCGGCGTACCGGACGGCTTGTACCAGGCCGTGGTGTGGGACGATCCCCAGGACTACATTATCAGTCTATGGGCGGTGGCTATGCCGCAACTGACCCCTGATGGAGCCGGCGGGTTCACCGAGAACCGGAGCGTTGAATTGAAAGATCCGCGGCTCGGCGTTTTACCGATTCCGGACTGGTGGGGCCGGTTGCACGGAATGGTCTATCTTGATTGGAACGAAAACGGCGTGCAGGACGATCCTGGCACGGAGAAGGGGCTGCCGGGCGAGTACGTGGAGGTGCGTCACCGTGACGGGAGCCTGTTGTACTCCACGGTGACGGACGCCACCGGTCACTACATGTTCCGGGAGTTCTTCCCGTTCGGCCACTTCATGGTCGCTGGGGTCGGCTACACCCGGTTCGGCGGTACCGGCGCCAACGTGGTGGCAGGCGAAGGCCAGCTCGAGTTGGGTCAACCGCCAGTTGAAGCGCGCACGGACCTGGGGCCGGTGTTGACCATGACCCTCAAAAATCTTGAGGGCGACGTCAACCGGATCGACTGGGGCAAGAAGCCATACCCCTTGACCGCTGATGGGTACACCCAGGTCATCAACGGCGGGATCTCAGGCTCGATCTGGTACGCCACGACCCGCAACGAGGAAGACATTCGCTGGGCCGCGGCTGCCGACTGGGAGCCTGGCGTGCCTGCGGTCACCGTGAACCTCTACGCCCCGGTGCTCGATGCCCAGGGCAACCTGGTGATGGATCCATCAACCGGCGGCGCGCGCAAAGGCCGCTGGATGGGGATGGTCACGACCGACGATTTCACCTCGAGCAAACCGACTGATTGCTCGGTCCTTGACGCAACAGGCTTCCCAACCACTGATCCCGACTGTCGCGAAATCTTCAGCACCTGGAACCAGGTGCGGCCCGGTGTCTACGACGGGGCGTACCAGTTCTTCTACGATTGCAGTGATCCGAACAATCCCCAGGTGCTCAAAGATCCGGAGAACGCCGCCGACCCATGCGTGCCATTGCCCGCGGGGACGTACCTCGTGGAAGTGGTGGCGCCCGATGGGTTCCTGCACCTCACGTCGAATGATCGCAACGTGATCGATGCCGGGGATGAGTTCCTCCGCGCGCTCCGGGAGCCTGCGCACTGCGTGGGGCCCACGTATCTGGTGGAGGACCGCGACAACCCGTACGTCGGGACCATGGTGAACCGGTGCGACGTCAAGGCAGTGACGGTCGCTGCGAACGGCAATGCTCCGGCGGACTTCCGGATCTTCACCGAGGTGCCGATTCCGGCACGCATGAAGGGCTTTGTGAACGACAACATCAACCTCGAGGCCAATATCGGTATTCCGCAGTTCGGCGATAAGACCGGGGTCGCGAACCTTCCGGTGTCCATCAAGGACTTCAAGGGGCACGAGATCGCGCGCGTGTACACGGACTCCAACGGGTACTTCGAGACGTTGTTGCCGTCCTCGCAGCGCGTGAACGTGCCGACGCCTTCGGGTGTATCGCCCAATGTCGTGTTGGTGTATGCGAACGATCCGGGTACCGCCGCGAATCCCGATCCTCACTTCAACGTCGCCTACAACACGCTGGTGATGGTGTTTGAACTGTTCCCGGGCAAGACCGTGTATCCCGATATGGCGCTCACGCCGCTGAACGGATTTTTGGCCAATAAGACGATCGACTGCGGACCTGGCGCGGATACGCCGCAAATCGCGAGCGTGTCGCAGCCCTATGGGGACAATTTGGGCGCATCGTCGATCACGATCAACGGGGCCGGTTTCGGGGCGTCGGGTCCCGGGAGTAAGGTCACGCTCAACGGGGTGGATGTTGGTTACTCAGCGTGGAGCGACACATTGATCGACTTCACGATTCCCGCCACCATGCCCGCTGGTCCCGCGCAATTGCTGGTCACGGCGGACAACGGCAAGACGAGTCCGACCGGGATCACGATCCACGTCACCGGTCCGGGATACTCGCCGACCTTTGTGTTCGCGGGCAGCAACCTCCAGTTGGCGATCGACGGCGCGGCCCCGGGCTCCGTGGTCCTGGTTCCGCCAGGGATCTACCGCCAAAACCCGATCGTGTGGAAGCCGATCACCCTGCAGGGCTACGGGCCGAGCGCCTCCATCATCGACGGCGCATTCTTAGACCAAATCAACAGCCCGTTCTGGACCAATCAGATGCTCAACTTGATTGCGACCAACCAGATCGATGTGGTTGCAGGTCAACCGATTGAGAACATCCTGGCCACGGTCACGGTGGTGGCCCAGGACGGGGCCGGGGGGAACGTGCACATCGACGGGCTCACGATCCAGGGCGCGCGAGTCGGCGGCGGGATCCACGTCAACTCCTTTGCCCACAACACCGAGATCAGCAACAACCGGATCCAGAACAACTTCGGCCAATTCACGGGCGGGATCGGTTTGGGCTTTCCGAACCGTGGGAACAACCAGATCAACACCCCGCGGATCCACCACAACCGGATCACCCACAACGGCACGCTCGGGGATGCCGGCGGCATCGGCGTGTTCCACGGGGTGAACGGGTATCAGATCGACCACAACATCATCTGCGCCAACGGCACCATGACCGCTGGGGGCGGCATCAGTCACCTGGGGACCAACCTCGGGGCGCAAGCGAACATCGACCACAATGACATTCTGTTTAACTGGGCGTTCATCAACGGCGGCGGCATCTCGCTGCAAGGGCCGCCGCCGGCCACCCCGGCGGATCCCTCGCCGGGCACGGGGTCCGTGGCGATCGACACCAACCGGATCCAAGGGAACTTCGCGAACGAAGACGGCGGCGGCGTGGAGCTGCGCGCAATCGGGACCCACGAGGTGCGTGTGGTCAACAACATGATCGTGAACAACGTCTCAGCGGAGCAGGGCGGCGGTCTCTCGGTGCGCGACAGCGCCAACCTGACGATCGTGAACAACACGATCGCCAAGAACACGTCCACGTCCACGTCCGCGGCCCTGATCCTGGAACCCGGGCCGCACGCAGCAGGCATGGTGATCTACCCGAACACCACGCCGTTCCAGGGCTCGCTGCCGCCGGGGGCGAAAGAAATCAGCGACCCGTATCTCTTTAACAACATCTTCTGGGACAACCAGGCCTACGTGTGGGATGCCTTAGCCCAGGTCCTGTTCCCGACCGGGCCGTTTGACTTGGCGGCGTACCTGTCGACCGAACAGCTCTCATACGCGCGCAACAACCTGTTCACCACGTTGCCGGCAGCCGTGGATTCCGACGCGCACAACCAGGTCGGCGCCCATCCCTTGTTCCTGTCCGAATACGACACCGCGCTGACCGGCATCCCAGTACGGGCCGCAGGCGAGGTGGCGATCAATCCCTTGGCGGTTCCGGTCACGGTGCTGTTCGAGCCGCTCGCGCCGCTGGGTGACTACCACATCAATGGGAACTCGCCGGCGATCGAGTACGGCGCGTTCGGCATCGCGGGGGCGAGCGCGGGCCAGGTGATCGTTGCGCCCGGGGTCGACTTCGACGCCCAGGCCCGCCCGATCAACGCGTGCGTGGACTCGGGGGCCGACGAAACGGCGCTCACCGGTCTGCCGCGGCCGTGCGAAGTGCATCCGATGGCTGATGCCGGAACCGCGGTTGCAGGCGTGGAGGGAACGGCCGTGACGTTCGACGCGTCAGGGTCGATTCCATCCGGGTTCATTAGCTCGTATACCTGGAATTTCGGCGACGGCTCGCCGCTTGAGATCCTGGCGACGCCGTTCGCCTCGCACACGTACCAGGACGACGGTGTGTACACGGTGACACTCACGGTGACGGTGCTGTCGGGCCTGGCGGATTCAGCCACGACCACGGCCACGATCGCCAACCTCCCGCCCCTGGTGAACGCGGGCCCCGACGTGGTGGTGCTGGCCGGTGTCGCCCACACGTTCAGCGCGACGGCGAACGATCCCAGCCCGATCGATCAGTCGACCCTGCAATACGAGTGGACCTTTGGCGATGGCGGAACAGCCGCCGGCACGCTCACGCCGACCCACACCTACTTCTTCAACCTGTTGCAAGACACGTACACTGTGACGTTCACGGCCACGGACAAGGACGGCGGGGCCGCGAGCGACACGCTCACGGTCACCGTGGACGCGGCACCCGTGATTTACTCCACTGCGGTGAACAGGGCGGTGGTCGACTTCCCTTACAGCTATCAGGTGCGCGCGCTCGACCTCGACAATGACCCGCTCACCTACACCGTGCTCTTGGGTCCCACGTGGCTGTCGATCAACCCCGCAACCGGGGAACTCTCAGGCACTCCGGGAGCGGCCGATATCGGCGATTCCACCGTGATGGTTCAGGTGAGCGACGGATTGATTGGCGTCGATACCCAGCTCTTCACCCTGTCGGTGGTGGGTGACGCGATCTTTGCCGACAGCTTCGAGACCGGGACGATCAATGGCCCAGTCTCGAGCGTGATTCCCCAGTGGGGCGGAGTCGTGGGGCAGAACGCGGCTCAGACCAATCTGACGATCCGCGACGCGCTGCACCCCACGGTCGGGACCAAGGGCTTGCAGCTCAAAGTCGGAAACAACCGGTACCTCGTCGATGCGACACCGGATGCGGAACCCTTCTATAGGGCCCGGTTCTTCTTCGACCCCAATGGGTCGACCATGGGCAGTGCGGCGGCTCCACAGACGATCTTCGCGGGCGTGACGGCCGCTGGCAACGAAATCTTCCGCGTCCAGGTCGCGATGATTTCGGCTGGTAACTACCAGATCCGCTCCCAGGTTCGGTGGGGGAGTTTCCCGCTCGGGTTCTACACATCAAGCCCCTGGGTTCCGCTGACCAATGACGTCCACACGATCGAGGTGGCGTGGACGGCGTCGACCGACGTACTCACCGGGGACGGGTCGCTGTCCCTGTTCCTGGACGGCAACACGGCGGCGCCGATCGGCTTGTTGCTCGGGATCAACAACGCGCCACAGCGAGTCGATGCAGCCCGCCTCGGCGTGGTGGGGACGACCGGCGCGGCCGGCGGAACCCAGCACTTCGACGACTTCGTGTCGGTGCGCAGGTCAGCGATCGGCACCACGATGTTGCAGGAGCGCTTTGATGGGACCACGATCAACGCGGCTCGGTGGACCGAGACCGATCCGAGCAACTTTCTGACCCAGAGCGGACAAATCGTCTGGACCTCGGGCTCCACGGCTGCTGCGCGCCAGGGCCTCCTGGACGGCAAGTTCCAGGTGGACGGCGACTTTGACGCACGCATCGAGATGCGCCTGCCGAGGTGGCAGAACCCGTTGACCACGGGTGCTCAGCAGACGTTCCGGTTGATCGCCGCGAGCGCGACGCCTGGCGGACTACCGGATACGAGCCATCAACTCACGATCGGCAGAACCCGAGTCCGCAACGGGTTCAACGGGTTCGAGTCGATCCGCACCGAAGGCGGGGTGTCGAGTACCGCGCAGGTTCTGTCGGGCCTGAACAACACGTTCCTGCGGTTTGTCCGGACCGGGGGAACGTTCGTGACCGCGTACTACTGGGATGGGACGACCTGGATCCTGTTGAATACGGCGACCCTTCCGGCTGGCCCGGTCGTCTTCTCGCTCGATGGCCAGGTCACCGCAGGTGTCGCTGCGATCCGCGTCGAAATGGATACGCTGAAGGTGACCGCAGGAACCTTGCCGTAG
- a CDS encoding S8 family serine peptidase gives MSGFALSRLVGLVAALGALLSAAAPPAWAGRIAPEVDGALRAKPPGARHRVIVRLPGAPALDESALHGRSKAFRSRAVVGALRSIEREQRPVIETLKGHRAVGNVDRLRSLWIANAVAVEASENTLRDLAAAYPDLEIVEDRPIRLLAATSNLTQVKAPDVWALSPQGYTGEGVVIAIVDTGVDGAHPALSTRYRRGSNGWFDAFDEHATPFDANGHGTAVAGIAVGGDASGSAIGVAPGARWIAAKIFSDNPTAQAFESDAAAGLQWALDPDGNPSTDDGADVINGSFEVAGASAVCDANSLLRSAVTQVRNAGVVAVFASGNAGSPVVPAAYPEAMAVGAVDQNDVLYVFSGQGTTACRPTSVYPDLVAPGVAVTSADTTLGGATPGSPVQSVTGTSFAAPHVAGAAALLLSAYPHLSVNSIVAALSMSAVDLGIAGSDDQFGAGRLDTLGALNYVKQNLPAPPAGAEVKQLGGALGVMWLPSPTTMVSSYSVSRNGAVLATGVTGSSYDDSSASTSASYTYTVSAVKNGIASDVADAMLANISRGETLTTDRVDGFDLVVLQAAMGSAPGMANWNPAADLNGDGLVNSADFAILSTHFGQVMK, from the coding sequence GTGAGCGGGTTCGCGCTGTCTCGATTGGTAGGCCTTGTCGCGGCCCTTGGGGCGCTCCTGAGCGCCGCGGCCCCGCCCGCGTGGGCGGGGCGGATCGCCCCGGAAGTGGACGGCGCGCTGCGTGCGAAGCCGCCAGGCGCGCGGCACCGAGTGATCGTCAGGCTGCCCGGCGCTCCGGCGCTCGACGAGTCGGCGCTTCACGGGCGCTCCAAAGCGTTTCGGAGCCGCGCCGTGGTGGGAGCGTTGCGTTCGATCGAGCGGGAGCAGAGGCCCGTGATCGAAACCCTCAAAGGCCACCGCGCGGTGGGCAATGTCGACCGCCTGCGGTCGTTGTGGATCGCGAACGCAGTGGCGGTTGAAGCGTCGGAGAATACGCTCCGCGACTTGGCTGCAGCGTATCCTGATCTGGAGATTGTCGAGGATCGGCCGATCAGGTTGCTGGCGGCGACATCCAATCTCACCCAAGTCAAGGCACCCGACGTCTGGGCCCTCTCGCCCCAGGGCTACACCGGCGAAGGGGTGGTGATCGCGATCGTGGATACCGGGGTGGATGGTGCTCATCCCGCTCTTTCCACCCGATACCGAAGAGGCAGCAACGGATGGTTCGACGCGTTCGATGAACACGCGACCCCGTTCGACGCGAACGGTCACGGCACAGCGGTCGCAGGCATCGCCGTCGGCGGGGACGCCTCGGGCTCGGCGATCGGCGTGGCGCCCGGGGCGCGATGGATCGCGGCGAAGATTTTCTCTGATAACCCGACCGCCCAGGCATTTGAGTCCGACGCAGCGGCGGGTCTGCAGTGGGCCCTCGACCCTGATGGCAACCCGTCGACCGATGACGGAGCCGATGTCATCAACGGGTCGTTTGAAGTCGCGGGGGCTTCGGCGGTGTGCGACGCCAACTCGCTGCTTCGCTCCGCGGTCACGCAGGTCCGCAACGCGGGGGTGGTCGCTGTGTTTGCCTCGGGCAACGCTGGTTCTCCGGTGGTCCCGGCCGCCTATCCCGAGGCGATGGCGGTGGGCGCTGTTGACCAGAACGATGTTCTCTACGTTTTCAGCGGGCAAGGCACAACGGCATGCCGACCCACGTCGGTGTATCCTGATCTTGTTGCGCCCGGCGTCGCAGTCACGAGTGCCGATACCACGTTGGGGGGCGCAACCCCTGGAAGCCCAGTTCAGTCCGTGACCGGCACCTCGTTCGCCGCGCCCCACGTTGCGGGCGCCGCGGCGCTGCTGTTGAGCGCGTACCCGCACCTGAGCGTGAACAGCATCGTCGCCGCGCTCTCCATGAGTGCGGTGGATCTGGGAATTGCCGGTTCCGACGACCAGTTCGGGGCGGGTCGGCTCGACACGCTGGGTGCATTGAACTACGTCAAGCAGAACTTGCCGGCCCCCCCCGCGGGTGCTGAGGTCAAGCAGTTGGGTGGAGCCCTGGGCGTGATGTGGTTGCCGTCCCCGACCACCATGGTCAGTTCTTACTCAGTGTCGCGCAATGGTGCGGTACTGGCCACGGGAGTCACGGGTTCCTCCTACGATGATTCGTCGGCCTCTACTTCGGCGTCTTACACCTACACGGTGTCTGCCGTGAAGAACGGGATTGCAAGCGATGTGGCCGATGCCATGTTAGCCAACATCAGCCGCGGCGAGACGCTGACAACGGATCGTGTCGATGGGTTCGACCTCGTGGTGCTGCAGGCAGCCATGGGGTCTGCGCCGGGGATGGCAAACTGGAATCCTGCGGCGGATCTGAACGGAGATGGCTTGGTCAACAGCGCGGACTTCGCGATCCTCTCAACGCACTTCGGCCAGGTGATGAAATGA